The following is a genomic window from Clostridium fungisolvens.
AATTTCTTTTACAGTAAAAAAGCTGTCTTTAACATTTATGCTAAAGACAGCTTTACTATAACTAAGGGATGGATTTTACACCTTAAGTTTTCCTCTTTTTTAAGTTTATAGATGAACCACTTCATAATAACTAATATCTTATATCCACTTAACAACATATATCGCGTATAAATATCAAATAGGATACAATTATTAAACTGAAACCTTCATTGAAGGATCTTTCTTAAAATGTAACCATAACAGTGCACCTACTAAGCAAGCTAAAACTTCTGATGCAGTTAAAGACCATATTAATCCATGGAGTCCCCAAAAAGTATTAGATAAAATCATTATTGGGATTACAATCAATCCTTTTGCTACCGACATAATTGCAGCTTCTTTTTCTCTTCCAACACCTTGAAATATCCCTACAATCAAACCAGAAAGACTTGTAAATAAAGAAGATAAAAGCATTGCCACAAAAATCAAAGTCCCAATTACAAGAACTTCATTATCTTTACTAAACAACTGGAAAACCTCAGTTCTAAATATCAGTAAGGTTCCAGAAATACCTCCAATTAAAATCATAATATACGATGCTGTAGTACGAATTATTTCTTGCATCCTTTTTATATTCTTTGCTGAATATGAATATGCTACGAGAGGTATTACTCCCATAAATAACCCCATACCTATAAAATCTGATAACTGTACAACTCTTTGTGATATACCAAAGCCTGCAACCACATAATCTCCATACCTGATAGAGAGGTTATTAAATAGTAGTCCTGAAATAATTAAAAATACATCCATTAGTAAAGATGTTACCCCTATTTTGAAAATGTCCTTAGTTATTAATGAAGTTGGCATAAATTCCTTAAAAGAAATACTTAGTGCAGAGCTTTTCCTCTGTATATAATAAATGAAATACAACACAGCACAAAGATTTCCTAAAACAGTTCCTAAGGCTGCACCCATAATGTTCAAATGACAAGTGAATATTAAGATTGGGTCAAGTATAATATTTGCTATAACACTAATACCCATTCCATACATGGATACTGTAGAAGCTCCTTCTGCACGGACAAGCTGCTCTAATACAAAATTTGCGATTATTATAGGACTTCCAATGGTGAAAATTAAAATTATACTTTTAGTAAACTCTATATTGTTTCCTTCTGCTCCTAACAACTTCAATATTGGCTGAATCATTGGTATAGAAAGCATTATAAGTATCAAACCTGTGATTATACTAAAATAAAAGGATACTGAAGCAACCTTTTTAGATTCCTGAAGATTCTTTTCTCCCAGAAGTCTAGAGATAAAGGTTCCTCCTCCTGTTCCAAATAAATTTCCTAGTGCCATTAAAACTGTAATAAATGGTAATGCTAGAGTAATTGCTGACATCATCTCTGTATTGTTTAACTTCCCAATAAAATAAGCATCAATAATGTTATAAATTAGATTCAGCGACATACCAAGCATCATCGGTAATGACATATGTGCTATTGCTTTCCAAATAGGTGACTTTTCAAAATAATATGAGTCAATTTGATCTATTTCAACTTGTTCCATTTCCTTATCCTCCTTTAAAGTGCCCATAAATCAATAATCGATAAAACAACAAACTTTACTACTTTTAGTTATAAGGAATGGTTGTAAAACTCAATTTATATTAATATACTTTTAACGTTCACGCTGATGATCTCTAAAGAAATTAGCTCCTCCAGGAAAATCCTGATCTCCTCTAATGCCGTGATGCTCTTTACGTAATTTCTCAATATTTTCACCTGAACTTTGTTCAATTGAGTCAATTAACTTACTCATTAGACTAGAAAGTTGATTCATTTCTTCTTCTGATAAACCTGAAAAAACATTATCAACTAGCTGCATTCTAGCCTGCATTACTTCATTGGCTGAATTTCTGCCATGCTCTGTGAGATAT
Proteins encoded in this region:
- a CDS encoding MATE family efflux transporter, translated to MEQVEIDQIDSYYFEKSPIWKAIAHMSLPMMLGMSLNLIYNIIDAYFIGKLNNTEMMSAITLALPFITVLMALGNLFGTGGGTFISRLLGEKNLQESKKVASVSFYFSIITGLILIMLSIPMIQPILKLLGAEGNNIEFTKSIILIFTIGSPIIIANFVLEQLVRAEGASTVSMYGMGISVIANIILDPILIFTCHLNIMGAALGTVLGNLCAVLYFIYYIQRKSSALSISFKEFMPTSLITKDIFKIGVTSLLMDVFLIISGLLFNNLSIRYGDYVVAGFGISQRVVQLSDFIGMGLFMGVIPLVAYSYSAKNIKRMQEIIRTTASYIMILIGGISGTLLIFRTEVFQLFSKDNEVLVIGTLIFVAMLLSSLFTSLSGLIVGIFQGVGREKEAAIMSVAKGLIVIPIMILSNTFWGLHGLIWSLTASEVLACLVGALLWLHFKKDPSMKVSV